From the genome of Sediminibacter sp. Hel_I_10:
TCTGGTGCCGGTGCGCTGGTCTTGGAGTCTTTAGAAAGTGCATTAGAACGAAATGTTCCTATTTACGCTGAGGTTTTAGGCGGAAATGTGAATTCGGGTGGTCAGCGAGGCGGAGGCACACTAACTGCGCCAAATGCCGAAGCCGTGCAACGATGTATCAAAGATGCTCTGAAAAATGCGGAAATTTCGCCAGAGGATATAGACACCATCAACGGCCATTTAACAGCTACTTCAAAAGATAGTCTTGAGATTGAAAATTGGACCTTAGCCTTAAATAGAAGTGGTAGTGATTTTCCTTATATCAACTCCTTAAAGTCTATGGTGGGGCATTGCTTAGCAGGTGCTGGAAGTATTGAAAGTGTCGCTACAATTCTTCAGTTAAAGGAGCAATTTGTCTTTCCAAATATCAATTGTGAGGATGTGCATCCTGAGATTTCAGCGCTTATTTCCGAAGAAAAAATTGTAAAAACGGCTTTAAAAACAGAGCTAAATATTGCTGCAAAAGCAAGTTTTGGATTTGGCGATGTCAATGGTTGTGTTATCTTTAAAAGGTATTAGCAAAATAGAAGATTTTAAATCGCTAATTGAGATTAGAATTGACGCAGCATAATTTTTATGAATAAAGACGAATTAATTGACAAACTAAAAGCCATCGTTAAACCTTATGTTCAAGACGAAGAGGCTTACAAGCAGTTATCAGAAGACACCGATTTTATTAAAGATCTAAAAATCAACTCTGCCAATTTGGTGGATGTTATTTTAGATGTAGAGGATGAATTTGATATCCGAATTGAAAATGACGATATGGAGAAAATGACATCTGTTAAAGCCGCCATGACTATTATCAATGAAAAGTTAGCTGCAAAATGATAGGCAACGATGTTGTCGATCTAAAACAAGCGGCGCTCGACTCGAATTGGCGGCGTCCTCGTTTTCTTGATAAAGTATTTACTGCGGAAGAACAACAACTAATTGCAAATGCATTAGATCAGCACCAAATGGTTTGGTTGCTCTGGAGCATGAAAGAAGCTGCTTATAAGCTCTATCTTCAAGAATTTGGAAAGCCTTTTTTCAATCCTAAAAAACTACAATGTTGCCTTGTTTCTTTGAGTGAAGGCACCGTTTGTGTTTTTGGAAACACCTATCATATTCAAACCGAATTTGTGGAAGATGGTCTACATGCAATAGCAACTTTAAAAGTATCTACTAGAAAGTATGCCAAGCTGTTTTTGATTTCAAGCGCCTCTCACAATGCGCAAAGCCAGAATGTACGAGAGCAGTTGCTGAAAGCTGTTTGCGAGCAAAAGTGCATCTCTGTTTCAAAATTAAAAGTGCTTAAGAGCAACTTAGGAATTCCGTATCTATCGGTTGACGGTTCTCGTTTACAACAGTCCGTCTCAATATCACATCACGGCCGATACGGTGGTTTTGCTATTTGCTAATTTCCAGAAAAATGGATTCTCCTTGAGGCAATGCGGATGGATGGTGAAAAAATAAGGTTTGTGTTGCGTTAGAGGCAGCAATCAAATAATAATGTCCTTTAAAATAACGCTCAATCACTGTCGCTTTTAAATTAGATTTCTCGACAACTCGAAGTTGATGCGCATAAACAATTTTGTCATTTATTACATTAAACTCTCCAAAAAAGGCAGCGATTAAAGTAGATTTAGGGTGTTTATAAAGATGTTCTGGTGTGTCGTTGGTGATAATTTTTGAATTGCTGAGCACGACCATACGGTCGGAAAACCCTAACACATCCTCTCTATCATGCGTGGCTACAATACAAGTAATATTATGAGCTTTTAAGTATTTAAAAACACGGCGTCTTAAGCCTTGTTTTTGGGCATTGTCTATATGGCTAAAAGGCTCGTCCAAGAGCATGATTTCCGGTTGCTTGGCCATAGCTCTGGCAAGGGCAACCCGCTGTTTTTGTCCGCCAGACAATCTGCTTACTTTGGTGTCTGCAAATTCAGTAAGCTCAACAACCTCTAATAACTCGGCAACACGCTCCTTTTTTTCTTTCTTATAAAAATTTGATAAATACTTGCCTACATTTTCAGCTACAGAAATAAAGGGCATCAAATCGAATTCTTGAGCGACATATTTCATAAAGTCATAACCAACCACCAAATTAAATTTTGGGCCAAGGATGGCGTTGTCTTTCCAATAAATATCACCTTTATTTAAATCGAATTCTCCGTGCAATAGCTTCAGCAATGTGGTTTTGCCAGAGCCGCTTTCGCCAATAATAGAAACATGTTCACCTTGAGCAACGTCAAACGAAATATCATCCAGAATTAAGGAGGATTTGTCATAACCAAAACGGAGCTGTTTTACCTGTAGCATGATGCAAAATTACCATAAAAAAACCGCTCAAATACATTTGAGCGGTTTTCTATTCAGTTTGATTATTCTATTTTTTAATGAATTTTCGCTTCATTACCTTTCCTTCAGACTCTAATCTTAAAAAGTAAATTCCAGCTTCTAAATGTGAGACATTTATAATATTGGATTCTAATTTACGGTTAAGTACTTTTCTACCATTAATATCAAAAACGGTGGCAATTTTATGAATTAGATGTCCAGAGGTCTTAATATTGAGCTGGTTTTCTACAGGATTGGGATATATAGACAGGTCAAGTAAGGTTTCATCAATAATGCTTAAAGTGGAGCCTTCAACAATGTTATGAGTGGTATTTATAGATGGATCTAAAATGTAATCTATAACTCCAGATGGCCAATAAACTGTGATGCTAATAATACTGGTCTCTGCTCCAATACCAAAATGAGTATTTAAACTACTCATAAATTCAAATCCTTCACCACTCCTAACATCTCTAATTTGGGTTCCCGCAGGTGTTTCTATTTCTACTCTCGCACCAATACCATTGATGTTGCTCGCCGTTCCAACAGTGTTTATTTTGATCCAGTTATTAGAATTTGTGTTATTCAAGTGAATGGTTCCAGCTCTAAAAACATCTAAGAAACCGTCATTATTAGCGTCTCCAATTGCACCACTTGGTGGCATATTTGCGGAATAATTTGTAAAGGTAAAATCTCCATTATTAAAAAGGATATCACCATTTGATAAAATATCCACGAAGCCGTCATTATCAAAATCGGCAGGCGCATTTTCGATACCTAAACTAGCATCTAAAACCCCAGAACCTGCGGTTACATCTGTAAAGGAGCCATCACCATTGTTCATCATTAACTTTGAGTCTCCATTGCTGGTATTACTGGCGCCAACATAGACATCCATATATCCGTCATTATTGAAATCGGCCCAAGCACTAGACCACGTTTGGACATTATCTCCTAAATTAGAAGAATTATTGTGCCCAACTTCAGGATAATTCGTATTGTACCAATTATTACTGTCGGCAACATTTGTAAAAACACCGTCGCCGTCATTGCGCCAAAGTTCATTGGTGCTTATGGTAGTAGAACCACCCCTGCACTTGGCAATAAACATATCCATGTCTCTATCATTATCATAATCAATCCATACGGTGGCGTAATTTCCTCCACCAGGCACTAAGCCTATGCCATTAGGTAATACTGTACTTTGACCTTGGTAGAACGTTAAGTTTCCAGATCCATCATTAATATAGTATACATTAGGTTCAATATCATGACACACAGAGGCATCTAAATGCCCATCATTATTGATATCAATAAAATTGGATCGCTGTGAAAACACGTATTCAGAGCTTGATACTTGTGTGTAACCTGTACCAGAGTTGTTGGCTTTCATAAACGTAACACCATTGCCGCCACCATATAATAAATCATTGTATCCGTTGGCATCAATGTCACCTACTGCCAAACTCCAATTCGGTAGGTTTTCTGCTGAACTGGTAGTTATAGTTGCACTATTAAAACCGCCTGTTGCGACTTGATAGTGAATATTAATGTCAGTTTCGCTTACGGAAACAATATCATCTAAGAAATCACCATTTAAGTCTACAAGTGCGATATCGTAAGCTCCAGAAGTGGCAATTGAATTGGGCGTAAATGAGACGGGGTAGCTTGGATCATCAAAGCCCGTTGTAAAGGCAATACTTATCCAACTGCTGTATCCATCTGTTAAGCAATTTGCTCTAACGTAAACCACATAATCAGTTTCTGGTGTTAAGTCGGTAAGACTGTATGAGTTGTCTGAAGAAAGCTCACCTGATGTAGGTAGGGCGTCAGTTGCTAAAGCTATAGCAACTTCCCAAGAGGTTTCATCATCTCCAGCATTCCAACTTACGTTGGCACTTGTAGACATGATTCCGCTTATAGATAAGGTATTTATACTAGGACAGGCAGGTGGAGTTATAGATACTATGGTTGGCGAATCTACACAATAGCCCCAACCAAAAGAATTATTATCATTATATGCAATGCGGTATTTAAAGTTTTGCAACTGGCTCTCTGTAAAGGACTCGATATTTAAAGACTCTGATGTAAAAGCCGTTGAGGCAATGCTACAAAAATTGTCATTAGTTGCTGTATTTTCGGCTAGTGCACTGCCAATGTTTGACCAAGTTGTTGTATCAGAATCCCAATACTCCACTTTAAGCGTTTCTGAAGCGGCAACATTTAGGGTATAATCAAAAGAAATATTAATATAATTTTCGCCAGCATCAAAAGCATTAGAAAGATCTATAACAGGTGACTCAACTGCAACATTGTTTATTGAGGGACCTCCGGCAGCATCATCATTAAAAGAAAAAGAGGAAGCACCTCCAGTGATTGTTGGGTCTGCTTCGAGAAAAGCGTCATCGTAACTACCTGACAAAGACCACTCATTGTTGGGCCAATTTGCAGCTTGGTTTAATTCTTGGGCTTGGAAGAACAATGTAGCTAAGCTTAAAATAAAAGTAAAGTGTAATGTTTTTTTCATAATCATCAAATTATTCGCAAGTTTCTGTTAGTGAGTCTATCCAATTTTCAATAAGTTCAACGCCTTCTGCATGAACAAGTGTTCTGCCTAAAAGGGGCATTCTGTATGAGGGTTCAGTCGAATTTAACCTAAAATGTAAAACAGAATGGCGAGAATCTCCCGGCTCTACAATGTGATTAAGCTCTAATTCAAGATCAGTATCCGGATCTACACAGACTCCGATGTTTGTATAACTTTCCGTGTCTTGAAAGCTGAAACGCATGGGCCTATATGAACAATGGGTTTCTTCAGAATGGCAATGGGCGCAGTTGATGTCTAGGTAAGCTCTAGCTCTTAACTCAAGATCAACAGTTTCATCGTTGTAATCTGGAGTTGCTGAAACGGTATTAGGTAATGTGTTTTCTAAATACCCTAGTTCTATCAACTTCGATAACTGATTGGCAGAGCCAGAACTGTAATTATAGATTAGGTTTAAATTTCTAGGTTTGGGACCAATAAGCATAGGGGTTTCCATAACCTTATGGCAGGTGATACATTCGGCTTCAGAAGGAATACGGTATTGAGTAGAGGTGAGTTCATCATTATTTTGCCATTGGATATTGACAAAACTGCCGTTCAAATCCAAAACTGCTTCAGTTTGGTCGGCATTCCAAACATAATCTGCAAAAACCCAACCTTCACTTTTCATAATCATGAGTCGCGTTTCGATGTTTTTGATATCGTCGTTAGGTAACACATGATCATAATAAAAGTTTTTAATGATAATGGCACCAACTGGGAAATCTAGAGGCACATGGTCGTTTACATAGGTTGCTTTGGTGTTTGGCGGTAACCAAATAAAGCGTTCTTTTTTGGCGTAATCGGTAAACAAAGTAGAATTTAATGTATAAGGTGTTACCCCAAAACTTGGATCTAAATCTTTTAAAACGCCGTCGAATAATTGATATTCTGAAAGTGTCTGATAAGGCATGTTGTCTAGATTGAAGGCCACATTCGATCCGCTTAAAATAGTAACATCTACACTTTCGGTTTTGCAATTTCCAGAAGCATTACAAATGATATATTCAAAACTATCAAGGCCTACCTCATTTGGATTTGCTGTATATTGAATACTGTCGTCGCTTGGGTTATTTGGAGTATTGTTGGGGTCTAATATAGAAGCAATTCCTTTTTGAGGACTACTTATGGTCATTTGTCCGCTATTAGGAATATTGGAATCGTTTGAAAAAACGAAAATTTCAATTTGTGAGTTTTGGGAGATTGAAATAGAATCGGGTTGAGTTTCAATATCTACTGGCACTAAACCATCATCGGTTCCACAGGAAAATAAGATTGAAAGCGCAACTACAAATGGAAAGTATTTTTTTTTCATATACAGAACATGTAATTATGAATAGAACAAATAAAAACCTCAAACCCCTACCTGTTCTTAAAAAATTAAGAATAAAGTTAATTAGTTTCTGGAAATTTAACGATTTTGTATGTAAAAACATTAAACAAGCACTTAGAAATGAGATTTTTAAC
Proteins encoded in this window:
- a CDS encoding acyl carrier protein, whose protein sequence is MNKDELIDKLKAIVKPYVQDEEAYKQLSEDTDFIKDLKINSANLVDVILDVEDEFDIRIENDDMEKMTSVKAAMTIINEKLAAK
- a CDS encoding 4'-phosphopantetheinyl transferase superfamily protein, with product MIGNDVVDLKQAALDSNWRRPRFLDKVFTAEEQQLIANALDQHQMVWLLWSMKEAAYKLYLQEFGKPFFNPKKLQCCLVSLSEGTVCVFGNTYHIQTEFVEDGLHAIATLKVSTRKYAKLFLISSASHNAQSQNVREQLLKAVCEQKCISVSKLKVLKSNLGIPYLSVDGSRLQQSVSISHHGRYGGFAIC
- a CDS encoding ABC transporter ATP-binding protein, which translates into the protein MLQVKQLRFGYDKSSLILDDISFDVAQGEHVSIIGESGSGKTTLLKLLHGEFDLNKGDIYWKDNAILGPKFNLVVGYDFMKYVAQEFDLMPFISVAENVGKYLSNFYKKEKKERVAELLEVVELTEFADTKVSRLSGGQKQRVALARAMAKQPEIMLLDEPFSHIDNAQKQGLRRRVFKYLKAHNITCIVATHDREDVLGFSDRMVVLSNSKIITNDTPEHLYKHPKSTLIAAFFGEFNVINDKIVYAHQLRVVEKSNLKATVIERYFKGHYYLIAASNATQTLFFHHPSALPQGESIFLEISK
- a CDS encoding FG-GAP-like repeat-containing protein; the encoded protein is MKKTLHFTFILSLATLFFQAQELNQAANWPNNEWSLSGSYDDAFLEADPTITGGASSFSFNDDAAGGPSINNVAVESPVIDLSNAFDAGENYINISFDYTLNVAASETLKVEYWDSDTTTWSNIGSALAENTATNDNFCSIASTAFTSESLNIESFTESQLQNFKYRIAYNDNNSFGWGYCVDSPTIVSITPPACPSINTLSISGIMSTSANVSWNAGDDETSWEVAIALATDALPTSGELSSDNSYSLTDLTPETDYVVYVRANCLTDGYSSWISIAFTTGFDDPSYPVSFTPNSIATSGAYDIALVDLNGDFLDDIVSVSETDINIHYQVATGGFNSATITTSSAENLPNWSLAVGDIDANGYNDLLYGGGNGVTFMKANNSGTGYTQVSSSEYVFSQRSNFIDINNDGHLDASVCHDIEPNVYYINDGSGNLTFYQGQSTVLPNGIGLVPGGGNYATVWIDYDNDRDMDMFIAKCRGGSTTISTNELWRNDGDGVFTNVADSNNWYNTNYPEVGHNNSSNLGDNVQTWSSAWADFNNDGYMDVYVGASNTSNGDSKLMMNNGDGSFTDVTAGSGVLDASLGIENAPADFDNDGFVDILSNGDILFNNGDFTFTNYSANMPPSGAIGDANNDGFLDVFRAGTIHLNNTNSNNWIKINTVGTASNINGIGARVEIETPAGTQIRDVRSGEGFEFMSSLNTHFGIGAETSIISITVYWPSGVIDYILDPSINTTHNIVEGSTLSIIDETLLDLSIYPNPVENQLNIKTSGHLIHKIATVFDINGRKVLNRKLESNIINVSHLEAGIYFLRLESEGKVMKRKFIKK